From the Octopus sinensis linkage group LG3, ASM634580v1, whole genome shotgun sequence genome, the window taggttgactctaaggccccttgattctaaaccctccttccacacctggaacttctcttccagttctgatagtgactcagcaattagagcaaggtcgtcagcatagaggagctcccaggggcaacctgtcttgaattcctccgtaattgcctggagtactatgataaataggagggggctgagtactgaaccctggtggaccccaacctctactttgaattcttctgtgtacatgttgccaaccctaaccttatttacggcatctctgtacatggcttgcacagccctcaccagccattcatctatccctagtttcctcaatgaccaccagataagggattgggggaccctatcaaaggctttctccatgtcaacgaaagccaggtacaggggcttatctttggctaggtatttctcctgtagctgccttaccaggaatgtagcatcagtggtacttttccctggcacgaacccaaattgcatctcatctaaactaactctctctctaattagttgggctatgaccctctccgtaaccttcattacctgatccaacagcttgatacctctgtaattatttgtatctagggcatcacctttacctttgtagcagttgactagtatgctgctacaccagtcattgggtatgactccttcgtgtatcacctggttgactatatgggtgactaggttatagccgacactgccagatattttgagcatctctgcagtaattcctgatgggcctggggctttccctgtcttcatgcttctaattgctttaactaccaaagaattttcaactcggatggctggtccctctgttgggttgacattcggcagactctctttatcccattcattttctttattcagcaacctttcatagtggcatctccaaacctctctctttgcatcctcatttaacgcaagtgaaccatcatccatgcgaacacacttctctcctaccacatcacgattctctctcacacactgtcttgcaacacgaaatacctcaagtctttcatcctcacggctcagaaaattggcaaattttttcttatccgcttcccctctggctaaataaacctgtctcctagcttcccttctggctgtctgatacaattccctgctaccaccgttcttccagtccctccaagcctgtttcttttgtctaatagccctgtccaccacattgttccaccaccacgttactctgggtcgagacgggactttgctccatccacagatctggtcagtggctgtcagcagattgtcccgtagaaatctccagttgtcttccacattaagtgaagctatatccccttctatttcgacaaaggcttcgagtagtatgtctctaaatctctgtccatttgcaggatctttaagcttccagaccattctcctccaagctggtcttcttctgggcaaccatttagctctgatcctgaagtcgctaactactaatctatgttgaggagtacattcttcacctggaaaggttttggcatttataatcagccctctttccctttttctggcaaggatgtagtcaatctggctggtgtgtctgccagaacgttaggtgactaggtgagaggtgggtttcctgaagttggtattgcaaatcataaggtcatttgcattgcagaactccagcagcctggttccctcctcattttgAGAGCCAAAACCATAgccgccatggaagcccccgacatgccggccaacatgtccattgaaatcacctgccacaaagagaaggtcactgtcatttgtcaacgaggtagtccacaatagggtgtcatagaattggtctttctgtccttccggtagccctggttgaggggcatatgccgagatgatggtagctgacctatggtgaagcactaatctaatcttaaatactctatcacttactctgactacctcgattaccttatctacccatttctctgcaagaagtatatcCACGCCCCCTAccctgtcagtgttccctgcccagaaaatctaaCTCACatccgatgactggcacccatgccaacctcccttcatcggacactaaactctgcttgcgaagacctgttggggcaagtgaaatcgaaattgaaccaaatcctatgactggcacccaaccgttgccagtgccgctggactgactcctgtgcaggtggcaagtaaagaaacatcgTTTCGACccagtgcttgaggagacctattgagtcaagtacatcaacataaaaaaatcaatggaaattgtagttgtgatccctgtaccggtggcacgtaaaaatcaaccATCCGAACGTAaaaagtggcacgtaaaaagcacccactacactctcggagtggttggcattaggaagggcatccagctgtagaaacaccgccaaatcagactagagcccggtgcaaccttctggcttcccagatctcagtcgaaccgtccaacccatgatagcatggaaaacggacgttaaatgatgacgatgatgatgtttcaagCTTTAGCACCAAGCCAGCATTTTCAGTGCAGGGATTAATTTGATTCTCttgactggtactgattttattgacctcaaaaagatgaaaggcaaagtcgacaggtggaatttgaacttggaacgtaaaggtggacaaaatgcttctaagcattttgcctgatgcgctaacgattctgccaggtttcCACCTTTACTCACCTGAAATGTTAGAAGGTAGCTTTTAAAATAGAAACATCAATAGCAATAAAGAAATCCTGGAATCTccaaaatagcaaagaaatattttgaaaatacattatCACCCTCTGAAAATGAATGCTCCCTTTTTCAGTGAGGGGTGGGGAGAGTCTTTCATATATCCTATCTTTCTAGTGATAATGCCCCCTTTGCTATAGGGAATTTTAAGTCATACCTGTGACCCTTCTAGTGTCAATGTTTCATACCCCTGTTCCTCCTTGTGATTAATTTCAGATTCATAATAACgttgacccttttgttaccaacctggctgaaaccagttctggctctgttttcataagttttgaattaaaatcttccaccaaaccttagacacaatttatgtccctaacactagcttaatgataactaagttatcttactaaattacttgttaaatttaaaattgattgaaagaaacacagagaatcttaaaataaatacagtaacgaaagggttaaatgattctCCCATTTCACCAAACTCTGGTTACTTCTTTGACATTCCCTTAATGTCAAGCTCCTTAACTAACCTTTAGTTACCACCAACCATCCTGGATACTTGGCCTACATCATTTCAACACCTTAGAATTGTTCCCagtcttatacctatttctttactacccttaaGGGgccaaacagaggggacaaacaaggacagacaaacagattaagccgattatatcgaccccagtgtgtaactggtacttatttaatcgaccccgaaaggatgaaaggcaaagttgaccttggtggaatttgaactcagaatgcagcggcagacgaaatacctatttctttattgcccacaaggggctaaacacagagaggacaaacaaggacagacaaacggatagagtcgattatatcgaccccagtgcgtaactagtacttatttaatcgaccccgaaaggatgaaaggcaaagttgaccttggtggaatttgaactcataacgtagcggcagacgaaatgccactaagtatttcgcccggcgtgctaacctttctgccatctcgccgccaaTCTTATACCAACAGACAATGAACCACATCAACAAACAGAAATCTATCGAATGCCCTCATTGAGTAACAAGGGCTGGAAGGGTTCACTGGCCCTTCCAACAATTAAATTCTTATAACACTATGACTAACACACCACAACGAATGCCACTTTGTTTCCTCTTCATCATTTGCTCCTCTTTTATACTCCCACAGTTTATTTCCCCTTGCAACGGCCTCCCTCAGACTCTCTTACTTGTGGTGGCCACCCTTTTctaccgcaggagtggctgtgtggtaagtagcttgcttaccaatagaataaataccaaacttaaaaagtataagcactggagttgattcattcaactaaaaccttcagagcactgccccagcatggccacagtcaaatggttgaaacaagtagaaaataaaaagataaaaggtagaaaaattaactgaaaatgCCCCCCCTCTCCTGCAAAATTGCCCTAAGATTCTTGGCACTGTAGACATTATGGGTATTTCTGGAATCCCTCGGATGcccctggataaaaaaaaaaatccaacttCATAAtgattaaccatttagcattcggattactcATATTTAATCcttgttttgtttacattgctttgaattaattctACATTAATCTCATAGCTGCAagatttcaatgtgtgtgtgtgtgtgtgtggaggtgcaatggcccagtggttagggcagcagactcgcgatcgtaggatcgtggttttgttttccagaccgggcgttgtgaatgtttattaaatgaaaacacctaaagctccacgaggctccggcagggagggtgggcgaaccctgctgtactctttcaccacaactctctctcattctttcttcctgtttctgttgttacCGTATTTCAAaaagccagctttgtcacactctgtgtcacgctgaatctccccaagaactacttttaagagtacacgtgtctgtggagtgctcagccacttgcacggtaatttcacgagtaggatgttccattgattggatcaactggaacccttgtcattgtaaccgACGTAGTGCCATAGTTATatatgttggcgttaggaaggcatccagcagtagaaacactgccggatcagattggagcctggtgcagcctcctggcttcccagatcccagtcgaaccatccaacccatgccagcatggaaaacagatgtaaaacgatgatgatacacacacacacacacacacacacattgttctattctatatttctgagacgaggtattatgtacatttttttttcttttttcctttacttgtttcagtcatttgactgcggccatgctggagcactgcctttaatcaagcaactcgaccccaggacttattttttgtaagcccagtacttattctatcggtctcttttgccgaaccgctaagtgacggggacgtaaacacaccagcatcggttgtcaagcaatgctaagggaacaaacacagacacacaaacacacacacatacatatatatatatacgacggacttctttcagtttccgtctaccaaatccactcacaaggctttggtcgtcccgaggctatagtagaagacacttgcccaaggtgccatgcagtgggactgaacccggaaccatgtggttggtaaacaagctacttaccacacagccgctcctgcgccttatttacattggatggataggtgtcctcatcttgtttgttgttacaacaacgtttcggctgatgtactctccagccttcatcaggtgccctgGTGGAATTTCCAACCCAACCTCTATATTTGCCAATGGGTATATAGAGTGGTGGATAAGTGCATAGGCTACTAACCCtcgggttctgagttcaatcctaggCAGGGGCTGGGAAATTATATCAACAGAAAAAGAATGTCTTAGGAATGAGGACAAAGTACCCCATTAGCGAAagggttcatcatcatcgtttaatgtccattttccatgctggcatgggttggccggcttgactgaggtctggagagccagtggctgcaccaggctccaatcttgatctggcagagtttctacagctggatgcccttcctagcgccaaccactccgagagtgtagtgggtgcttttaaagtgccaccggcatgagggccagtcaggtaatactggcaatgaccttgctcgaatatttttacatatgccaccggcacaggtgccagtaagtcgacgctggtaacgatcacacttgaatggtgccttttatgtgccaccggcacggaagccagttggctgctctggttacgatcacactcggatggtgctcttggcaccctactaggacgggcacaggtgccagtaaggcgacgctggcaacgattacactcgaatggtgccttttatgtgccactggcacgcaACCAAAGAAAACATGGAagggacaggtggaggaggagattggcaAGGTTGGCTTGAGGATGAAGGACTGCCAAAAATGGGCAAGATGGTGTGAGAGCAGTTGCTGTAAAAAGTGAGGTAAATCTGGCCACCCCCTCCCGTTAATGGGGACAAACCCGGATTCAAAATATTGGAATTCATTCATAGAAGTATCCTTTAtgtttaaaaattcataaaatgttatatttgacTTTGTCATGACCCTTTAGGCctgcatgggttgaacggttggATTAGATAGGAACCAGTGAATCCGAGATATTTGACTCCAGTATTTCAATtttggtggatggaagcactccgtcggttacgacgacgagggttccggttgatccaatcaacggaacagcctgctcgtgaaattaacgtgtaagtggctgagcactccacagacacatgtacccttaacgtagttctcggggatattcagcgtgacacagagtgtgacaaggccggccctttgaaatacaggtacaagagaaacaggaagtaagagtgagagaaagttgtggtgaaagagtacagcagggatcaccaccatccctgccggagcctcgtggagcttttaggtgttttcgctcaataaacactcacaacacccggtctgggaatcgaaaccgcgatcctacgaccgcgatcctacgaccgcgatcctacgaccgcgagtccgctgccctaaccactgggccattgcgcctccacttcaatTTTGGTATGGTTTATATGACTggttgctcttcctaatgccatgaTATGTCTGAAATAATTCCCTTGTAACGTGAGTTTTTAAAGATTCTTGTTAAATTCCAAGAACAGCAAGCAATTTCAGAGCAGCACTAATACTATTTTGAAATTTTACTGTAAACATTTTCTTGAAAATCTGTTTTTAAAACCCAAATTTTAATCGTTTCAGATCCAAATTCAAAATGGATGGTGGATCTTCAGAAAACtgtatgaaatatattctttttttctttaatttgatcATCTTTGTAAGTAGaattttacatatttaaaaattgtcATTAAATTGTTTTACTTGACGATCAGTTACCAATTCtgcaatgattttatttttttttcagatcttGGGTATTGCTGGTGTTGCCCTCGGAAGCGTCTTGCTGGCTAGAAAGGACCTTTTACTAGAGGGGCTTGACGAAATTAAAATTGAAGGTGTTCTTGATGGCTTTGATAATGAGACGATTAAGGCTGCTGCCATCGTTCTGATAATTGCATCTGTTGTTGCTGTATTTATTGCATTCTTCGGTTGCTTTGGAACATGGAAAGAGAACATCTGGATGCTTGGAACAGTGAGTATATTACCTGCTTTCTAAataaactaggtaaatagaaaccttcgaacagagacgtcagtggcgacacctgcggtcTGACTGCACTATATTGACatggggcaataccccgaaacgcatctgtagctgtcggactggcagtgtgaagcggctgacctcccttgttcgaaggttataatggatacagatcgtgtatcaatagctatcttgatggcggtggcctcatggagctgaccagctgcagcgattattcttatatctataagaatgccatattaatatggcgataacaattaatttcaagTAAACGCTGCCGCAATCTCtattatagagacttagtaatttttatatttctattattgagagtttttattatttttccttataaAATAGGTTTGGGATTTGCATGGTAAAGAAATCCTAGGCaggaaaataagacaaatttGTCTTTTGATTGGAATGTTAGttggttaattagttaattttttggctcaaaaagcaaaatgcaaggccatgtagggggacatggagttatgtacagggtggtgttcatgcaaagagttcaggccacttgtgatcaagggagactttgaaccgagcggtcatcggcatcttcaccatctcgtccggcagcttattccacggatccgcaacctggacggagaaagcccctctccttcgattgagatgaaatcgtcgcaggaagagcttttcggaatgaccccgcagccgatgctctggagcaggagtgaagaacagctcttttgagaggttacactttctgcttatgatattgtgagcgagaatgagatcaccatggcatcgtcgtttttctagagaataaaggttgagcgtcttcagcctttcttcataagacaaattcttgagaccaagaaccatgcgggtagccagcttctggactctttcgagatgctatatatttatcatacataTTTTGGTACTTGTACCTtttcttcttgggacacaaaactctgcttgcgaaaacctgttgaggcaagtgaaatcgaaatcaatcaaaaatcaatggaaattgtagttgtgataccagtgccggtggcacgtaaaatgcaccaaccgatcgtggctgttgccggcctcgcctggcacctgtctCGGTGGCAcgataaaagcacccactacattcacggagtggttggccttaggaagggcatccagctgtggaaacactgccacatcagactggagcctggtgcagcctcctggcttcccagacccttgtcgaaccgtccaacccatgccagcatggaaaacagatgttaaacgatgatgatgtagcaAACACGGTGATGTAAAATCTGAGTAAAataccttttgtttgtttgtatatggcACCTGTAAGGTGTTTGCAGATGCCTTACCATTCCACAGATAGGTGTATCCGTAACTTAATTTCTCAGGTAGAATTAGTGTGAcaatctgtcatcatcatcgtttagcgtccgctttccatgctggcatgggttgggcggtgcaactggggtctgggaagccaggaggctgcaccaggcccagtctgatctggcaatgtttctacggctggatgtccttcctaacaccaaccactccatgagtgtagtgggtgctttttacgtgccaggggaggctggcaaacggccacgatcggatggtgctttttacgtgccaccggcatggaggccagtcggggcggcgctggcaacggccacattcggatggttctcttatgtgccaccggcatcacagctacaatttccattcatgttgatcgattttgatttttgattttgaatgTGAATAGCTACGTCTTTCAATTGCAGTTCTTTCATCTGTCATCTGCTCAGTTTCACTTGTGAGCTTTGGGTCAATTCAACGCTATAGAAAAAAACATTTGCTCAAAACGCCAAGCAGTGGAGATGAACCTAGGGCCTCATGGTTCTGAAGCAAATTTAATCAGTTGGTCGTATGTTATAggtgtatctgtttctttattacccacaaggggctaaacacagagaggacaaatggattaagttgattacatcgaccccagtaacggcagacgaaatacctatttct encodes:
- the LOC115209164 gene encoding CD81 antigen-like translates to MDGGSSENCMKYILFFFNLIIFILGIAGVALGSVLLARKDLLLEGLDEIKIEGVLDGFDNETIKAAAIVLIIASVVAVFIAFFGCFGTWKENIWMLGTYSTIMTIILALQVAVFVMIVVARPKVIRIN